In the Oncorhynchus gorbuscha isolate QuinsamMale2020 ecotype Even-year linkage group LG05, OgorEven_v1.0, whole genome shotgun sequence genome, one interval contains:
- the dbx1a gene encoding homeobox protein DBX1-A, with translation MMIPSILAPNAMYPGLYRPSASLPVHQSLQNAFPTHSSFLVEDLLRISRPPGYHLRRTLPSASVSPATTTTTMSFSAMPLERIVSPTVLRRESCAPKTSQPSSKDPTYLKFGVSAILAPSPKTASLPPAIHHSMHPKAFSLPYFDGSFHPAFFRSAYFPASSSVVPIPGTFSWPLANRGKPRRGMLRRAVFSDVQRKALEKMFQKQKYISKPDRKKLASKLGLKDSQVKIWFQNRRMKWRNSKERELLSSGGCREQTLPTKTNPHPDLSDVGKKSSAEEEEDEMEEDPFRARGAPGLCHSPAAGRELSNSAGSNLSSPSLSSKHSEFSESDEEEITVS, from the exons ATGATGATCCCAAGCATCCTTGCGCCTAATGCGATGTACCCAGGCCTTTACCGCCCCTCCGCCTCCTTGCCGGTACACCAGTCCCTGCAGAACGCATTTCCAACCCATTCCAGCTTCCTAGTGGAGGACTTGCTGCGGATAAGCAGGCCGCCGGGGTACCACCTCAGACGGACGCTCCCCTCAGCAAGCGTCTCCCCGGcgacaaccaccaccaccatgtccttCAGTGCCATGCCACTGGAGCGCATCGTCTCTCCAACTGTCTTGAGGCGCGAATCATGCGCGCCGAAAACGTCACAACCGAGCAGTAAAGATCCAACGTACCTTAAGTTTGGAGTCAGCGCAATCCTTGCGCCATCACCAAAGACAG CATCGTTGCCCCCCGCCATCCACCACAGTATGCACCCCAAggccttctctctcccctacttcgaCGGATCCTTCCACCCCGCCTTCTTCAGGTCTGCATATTTCCCAG CCTCTTCATCGGTCGTGCCCATCCCCGGGACTTTCTCTTGGCCGCTGGCCAACAGAGGGAAGCCGAGGAGAGGGATGCTCAGACGGGCGGTGTTCTCTGACGTGCAGCGCAAAGCTCTGGAGAAGATGTTCCAGAAACAGAAATACATCAGCAAACCAGACAGGAAGAAGCTGGCCTCAAAGCTCGGCCTCAAAGACTCACAG GTTAAAATCTGGTTCCAGAACCGCAGAATGAAGTGGAGGAACTCCAAAGAGAGGGAGCTCCTGTCGTCAGGAGGTTGTCGAGAGCAGACCCTGCCCACTAAAACGAACCCACACCCAGATCTCAGCGACGTCGGCAAGAAGTCCTCcgcggaggaagaggaggacgagatggAAGAGGACCCATTCCGTGCTAGAGGCGCGCCTGGCCTTTGCCATTCCCCCGCGGCGGGGCGCGAGTTGTCTAACAGCGCCGGATCGAACCTCTCGTCGCCATCTCTCTCCAGCAAGCACTCGGAGTTCTCAGAATCGGATGAAGAAGAAATCACAGTTTCATAA